One part of the Anguilla anguilla isolate fAngAng1 chromosome 11, fAngAng1.pri, whole genome shotgun sequence genome encodes these proteins:
- the LOC118208513 gene encoding ceramide synthase 5-like isoform X2: MWKFVFYLCIFTYGVHFLWKSPWTWDTRHCWYDYPYQGLSPGLHLYYMMELAFYCSLFFSQFTDIRRKDFLMMFIHHLATVGLISFSYVNNMLRVGSLVMCLHDAADILLEAAKMAIYAKSQWLSDFLFTVFGLVFFSTRLVIYPVWILHTTLFESWQMIGPYPSWWLFNGLLLLLQVLHVLWFWLIIRVSIKALIRGKVSKDDRSDVESSSEEEDGVRSGVRVTPRGKGLSSKSENDTNGHLTSSPWQQGH, encoded by the exons AT GTGGAAGTTTGTATTTTACCTGTGCATATTTACCTATGGAGTGCACTTTCTGTGGAAG TCACCCTGGACATGGGACACAAGGCACTGCTGGTACGACTACCCCTAtcag GGCCTCTCCCCAGGACTGCATCTGTACTACATGATGGAGCTGGCCTTCTACTGCTCCCTGTTCTTCTCCCAGTTCACCGACATCCGGAGGAAG gaCTTCCTGATGATGTTTATCCACCACCTAGCCACTGTAGGCCTGATCAGCTTCTCCTATGTCAACAACATGCTGCGCGTGGGCAGCCTGGTCATGTGCCTGCATGATGCCGCAGACATCCTGCTGGAg GCTGCTAAGATGGCTATCTACGCGAAGTCCCAGTGGCTGAGTGACTTCCTGTTTACCGTGTTTGGGCTCGTCTTCTTCAGCACGAGACTCGTCATCTACCCCGTTTG gaTCCTCCACACCACCCTGTTTGAGAGCTGGCAGATGATTGGTCCATACCCGTCCTGGTGGCTCTTTAatgggctgctgctgctgctgcaggttcTCCACGTGCTCTGGTTCTGGCTGATCATCCGCGTCTCCATCAAAGCACTGATCCGgggaaag GTGTCTAAGGATGACCGCAGTGATGTAGAGAGCAGCTCGGAGGAGGAAGACGGGGTGAGGTCGGGGGTTAGGGTGACCCCCAGAGGGAAGGGCTTGTCATCCAAGAGTGAGAATGACACCAATGGTCACCTGACCTcctcgccatggcaacagggcCACTGA